The Dendropsophus ebraccatus isolate aDenEbr1 chromosome 11, aDenEbr1.pat, whole genome shotgun sequence genomic interval CTCTTCAATCCATGATAGCAGTGTCACTGCAGGGTTCAGGGCACTGTATGAGGAAGGCCTGTTGGTTGATGTCACCCTTGTGATTGAAGATCACCAGTTTCAAGCACACAAAGCACTGCTGGCCACTCAGAGTGACTACTTCCGCATCATGTTTACGGCTGACATGAGAGAACGTGATCAGGACAAGATCTATCTTAAGGGATTGACGGCCACAGGCTTCAGCCACGTGCTCCAGTTTATGTACTATGGTAACATTGACCTTAGCATGGCGACTGTCCATGAAATCCTGCAAGCAGCTATGTATGTGCAGTTGACTGAAGTTGTAAAATTTTGCTGTTCTTTCCTCATGGCTAAAATTTGTCTGGACAACTGTGCAGAGATTATGAGACTCCTGGATGACTTCAGTGTTGATGTTGAAGGTGTCAGAGAGAAACTTGACACATTTCTTTTGGAAAACTTTGTTCCTCTTATGGCCAGACCTGACTTTCTCTCCTACCTTAGCTTTGAAAAGCTCAAGAGCTACCTGGACAATGACCGTCTGAGTCGGTTTCCCGAGATTGAGCTGTATGAAGCTGTTCAGGCTTGGTTGCGACATGATAGGAGACGCTGGAGACACACAGATACCATCATTCAGAACATCAGGTTTTGTTTGATGACTCCATCCCATGTCTATGAGAAGGTTAGTGAGTTTGAAAGCACTAGACAAGATTCTTCACTTAGCTAGGGCACCGTCGCATCAATAGGTAAGATATTATTAgtgtttggttaaaaaaaaaatagagaaaattgCAAAGGTAGTGGAGATGGGGAGGAAGAATAGTAGTTATTTgtttctgtataatttttttttcctttatcatTTGTTACgtatttacagtaaataaaaataatgtatatgtatagaaatTATTTTATCGTGGTCCTTCTTAAATTGGTAATCAGtaattattcttttatttttgtcTCTAATTTAGTagcatttttttcttcaaatgcTAGACCTGTCTGTGACAGTAATTATCAATATTGTGtgcatgtatgatgtgtatagacCCAAAGTCTCATAAATATAACCATGATAGTGTAGTCACAAGATGATGCTATAGAATCAAAGTACAATACATGGCCAAAAATATGTGGTGAAATAGACATCAAACTTAAGAGCTTGTTGAACATCTCATTCAAAAATCATTGTCATTGGTGTGGTTTGGTCCCTCTTGGTTGGTCTGTAGGCCCCTATaataatcaagccatgtaataagcCCTTTAAATGAGCATCAGTCTACTTAATCAGTGCCCATAACTTCACAGATCTGCCCGTTTACTCCAAAGGTATGTTATGGGGTTCAAGTTATGACTATACATTTTAGCCAGGTTCTTCTGTGCCAAACTCTGCAAACTACTTTTCTCTGTCCCTGAAGTAGGAAAGGCTCCTCTGCAAAAAAGGGGCGAGGGGCAATAAGCTGCTGCCAGCACTTGTGGTGGCTTATCTCCGTTGACGAAATCCACCTTGCCCGATCATTCTCCCATCTCATTTCCTTTGTCAGGCAGTTGGGAAGCCAATGTACACACCAGACACCAAAATAAGCAGGTTTAGCTGGTAATCCAATGTATGTGGTCATAGTCAAAACAATGAAAACTGCCCAGTACCCTTTACACATGCTTAGTATTGCACATACaaatcttgttgtttttttttgtgccccTCAGTCATGCAACCCTAGGCTATGTTGtggcaacggccatgattagtgcggaacttacgttgtgctgaaggctgagaacacttagtatacactccggccggaactCCTAGGGGCgcagtgagaaactgacatgtcaattttctttggccgctattcattgaatagtggccacagaaaaccctgtcggtgCACACAATGGtttgtgcggctccggccgcacgctccattgtgagcagggGAGAATTCGGacgtgggcgcgcacggatgcgccagaATCCGAATTCATCAGCTGTAAAGATCTTCCAGGCGGGactacagtactggccgggatctTTTCTggcaccggctgttccgtgacccgggtcacggaacggccaatgttttactgcgtgtgaacatagccataatctgtTAAGCCTCTGTGAATAGTTTTTTGCTAATTTTTAAGAAGCAATTTTGAAGTGAATATGGAGTGTCGCAGTGACAGGTCCCAGTTTTTTctctcattttatttatttatatatttattgtggTCTAAATATCTCTCTACTTCAAAATACTCACAGTTTTAGTTGTCATCTCTACCACAGACATTCTGACAGGGAAGCATTTGACTGTTTATCCTATAGGATTGCATGCTTGTACACTCTACTCCTGAATATTTTGCCAATGAATATGGAGGAGGTGTTTACATACTTTTGGCCATGTAGTGTATCTCTGTATGGGGATAACGTTTTAGAGAGACATAACAATTTATTGAATATATGACAAATTTAGAAGTGAGAACAcagtagttttatttttttgttctcgCGTCCCTGCTTTCTCTGGAGCACCATACCCAGCCTTGTCATGTTTTACTTGTTTGGCCAGATACTGCAGCAGATTGTTTCCTTATTATTATAACCAGGCTAATCATGACAATGCTGTGTTGATGGCATCCACTGGTAGATGCGAGCCAGAATCAACGCAGAGTACATTACACCAGGTAAGTTAGATTTTGGAAGTAAAAGCTCAAACAGGTCAAAGTAAGGAAACATTGACCAGATTGAGATCTTTTATGTTATCGCTGCAGAAAATGGATACACACAAGGAGTGTatttaaaattgtttaaaaaggaacctgtcatgactttaaggttatgttttgtttttttgaagggggggggctgttttCTGTAATTTGCCCCCCAAATTATGGTCCTGGTGACTTGTGGTTTAGTTAGTTTGAAAGTGATGATTGTTTTCcctttaaaccttttaaagatGGTAGATGGGACTCGATAGAAATGTATGTAGGTAAACATTTTGATTTGATAAAGGTGTTAAATCTTGTCTTTTGCAATAAGCCTATCACAAATAAGGACTTATaagctttaaatgggcactgtcaaaactttttttaatttttttttttttttttaaactgttgcaTTTTAAATGAAAGTTCTATCCTTAGGCTCTAAAAACAGACTGCAAGTGTAAACCTGGCCTGACGGTAGATGTGTCTGCTTAGTGGACTCATAGCTCTGTCTTTGAGACACTAGAAGACAGTGTCACGTTCTAGAAAATCAACAATCAGGATGGATCTGCGTCTTTGACTGCTATTTCCTGAAACTTACCATTTTATTGTGCAGTCTTGAAAGTTATTTATGCTTAGTATATTTGTACAGTTTTAAGCATTCTTAAGGGTCCATTGACATGTACAGGCAGATTTTATTCTGTGttccatcatttagttacattaatatctgctgcacatcctgtatgtgtgaatagaCCTAGCAGTATCTGCTTCTTATGTCACCGAGCTGTGGAAAGCACATTAATATTCCAGTGCAGGTGTTTCTGCCTTCTTTCTTGCATTTATGTATGCATCTTTGTTCCTATTTTATGTACAGTTGCATGTGTATCTTTTTATTACTttcatgtatgttttttttttatttaacaaagtggtgtgtgtgtgtgtgtgtgtgtgtgtgtgtgttttttctgatgttataataattttatttacattttttttaattgcttggCCAAAAATGGGAGTTCAATATTCTGCCATAAATATAATGTAGGTACTACCTTTTTTATAATGCACTTTTCTTATAttgcatgtttgtttgttttttctttcaggtAAAAACCTCTGAGTTTTACAGATATTCACGTCAGCTGAGGCATGAGGTTGAGCAGGCACTAAACTACTTTCACAACGTAAGTGAGCAACCGTTAATGGACATGAAATCCAACCACATCCGCTCGGCTAAACCACATACAGCAGTGTTCCGAGGAATGATCGGACATAGCATGGTAAATAGCAAAATCCTCCTGTTACACAAACCACGGGTCTGGTGGGAACTTGAAGGACCCCTGGTACCTCTACGGCCTGACTGCCTGGCAATCATTAACAATTTTGTCTTCTTACTTGGAGGAGAAGAACTGGGCCCAGATGGAGAATTTCATGCTTCATCAAAAGTATTCAGATACGACCCACGTCAAAACAGTTGGGTGCGAATGTCCGACATGTCTGTACCTCGGTCAGAGTTTGCAGTGGGGGTTATCGGGCGATATATTTATGCAGTGGCCGGAAGGACGAGAGATGAAACCTTTTATTCAACAGAGCGCTATGATATAATAGAAAACAAATGGGAATTTGTAGATCCATATCCAGTAAATAAGTATGGCCACGAGGGCACCGTTCTCAATAACAAGCTGTTTATCACTGGAGGAATTACATCATCTTCAACTTCCAAGCAAGTTTGTGTGTTTGACCCAAGCAAGGAAGGAACCGTAGAACAGAGAACTCGGAGAACACAAGTACACACAAACTGTTGGGAAAACAAGTGCAAAATGAACTACGCCAGATGTTTTCACAAGATGATATCTTACAATGGCAAACTTTATGTCTTCGGTGGTGTATGTGTTATTTTAAGGGCATCTTTTGAATCACAGGGCTGCCCCTCTACAGAGGTTTATGACCCCGAAGCGGATCAGTGGACTATTCTGGCATCTATGCCCATCGGCAGGAGTGGTCATGGGGTAGCTGTGCTGGATAAACAGATCATGGTGCTAGGTGGACTCTGTTATAATGGTCATTACAGTGATTCCATCCTTACTTTTGATCCAGAAGAGAACAAATGGAAAGAGGATGAATACCCCAGAATGCCTTGCAAGCTGGATGGCTTACAAGTATGCAGTCTCCATTTTCCAGAATATGTTTTAGAGCACGTAAAACGTTGCACTTAACAGTAATATAAACTTCtgttatcactttttttttttttttaatgtcttaaGCAACTCAGAAATTTACCATTTTTGTTCTTGTGTAAGCTCTGTTAAATGCTTTAAGTTAAACAGGGAGCAATCAGTTCTGAAAAGTCCAAAACTGCAAATTGGTCTGGCCTGGATCTTGCATAATATCAAATTGGTGTCATTAAATTTTATACCTTAGTTCTTGTTTTTTTATGACCTTACTTGAACACTTATTTGACTCTTGTTGTTTAGTATTGAATCTTGCCATATGGCATGcaaataagaaacatatattcaGTGAAGGCTTCTAAATTGAACATGTGCTAAAAAATTTTCCTGCGCAAATATCAACTTTTAAATATCTGCATGACTCAGGCATTTTGCTACCTCCTATATTTTTTATAGCTGCAGCATTTGTCATAGTATTGAAATGTGCGACCACTTTATCAGGTCCATTAACttgatctcccctccccccccaaaaaaaaaaaataaattggcaGCTGTTGATGAGGGTGGACAAAGCACAACTATTTTAGGTTTGCAGAACCCTCAAATAAAAGGGAAAATTTTTAGCTAATGTGTATTGCACAAATGACTGTAAATGAATGCTTTCTTATAACACCAGATTTCTCTATACAATTGGAACATGCACACCTCATGTAATATGGTTCATACCTTTTTAGTATTGAGAAAGGCTTTTTAAAGTTTTATCAGATCCActaaatatttattatatacaggttTAAATTTATTGTGTAAGTAaaatatacactttatactactgGTTCTTACTATCATAAACACGTGTATAGATGGTAAGTACTTAGTCCGACTCTCCCTTGCATAGTTTAAAGCTTTAGTTTTTTGCCAACATTTTTAAGCTTataaaattgtgattttttttttttattttatttttttttttttatatatatgttaagAAAAAGGGGGTGCGGTTGTTGGCCATAATCCTTATCTTACTTTGGTTTTAACAGTTTGAATAGTTTAGATGTGATAATGTTTTAAAGAGTTGTGGTTAGGTGAAATATGTTGATTCGTTCCCtgtcctggagactaacaattcatcccatacatgtcattaccttagctgcctccttccctcagttttgagcatGCTGCTTTCTGCCAAAGACATAGAatgaacagctcacacagttttctgtctCACCCTTCCCTAGCTGACTGTTTCAGCACAGTTTTTTCTTTGTGAGGTCAGGAGCATTGATGGCAGTAAGGTCCCAAGTAAGAgagatattacacagagcgataacttGGCAAATTGAGCTGATTTGGCAGATCATTGCTCCATGTAGTAGAAACAACGTTCAGGCAATGACAACTATCATTGGttaatcgtgtcttttggtcctgacataaaatcatcggccaccagGCGTGCATTGCTATGGCtcatgactgtaaaaaaaaaaaaaaaaaaattaatttacctTTCCACTAGCTTTGGCCcactccctgcagtgtctgaagtgacaggccgctcagccaattactggccgcagtACTGTTCCGGTGTTCGCTAGCTTACATAAAGTCACCAGGCCATTTAATGCAGCCCttacttgacctcagattacctTCCTGCTTCACACATTGTATAAACAGCCAGCCAGGGatgttgtttacatgagccgtctcgggAGGGGGAGACTCGGAcagagagagaacagctcacagttttttgtgtcttcagcaaaaagcttcAGGCTctgaactgagggaaggagacaaaaAAGATATGTAATTTCAAGGAGGGGGgtaatatattttacctaactgggtAATACTTTTAAGTATATAACCAGTAAGGTTGGCCAGTTGTTACACCAAAAATATGGATGGTTTAACATTTGTCTGAATGATTTTTGTGAAATTTAAAAACTCTCACCTAGTGACCCCAGGGCCAAATGTTCTTTATGGAGCATTTGCGTAGTTATGTAAACGTGGTGGTTTTTAGTAATGCATATATACCTCCAGTCGCaaaatacacacactgtacttcAGAACTACCATACACAAAAtgaggacagatgtggtgctttttgttctttttggaACTGCTTGGAAGATGTCGGCTCAGAAGCTTACAGCATTGTAAATTCATCTTTGTATGGGCTCTATCACATGATCAATGTCCGTTTAAAGAACCTATTAAGGCTTGACCATCATGCAGGGAATGAGATCACTAGAGCATGCAATAGATTTACAAGGATAATTTGGCTTTATGTAAATTAAAAATGGTGTTTAATGGGAGACCATAACTTTGTAGAAGAACCACAACATTGTCTGCCTCCATTACAAATTGTAAAGAGTTATTGCTGCAAAGTTTGCCGGTTGTTAAGACATGACTTGTATGTGATGACCATTTTGTCATTAGTCGTAAAGGTATGTTTACACGTTCtcgtttttaattgcaattattgaatataAAGCCTGGAATGGAATTAAAAAGAGGAAAGATATTGCTTTTTTTGTGTCCTCTATTTATGATCTTTTTCTGGATTTGTATCTATTAAATGCAGTTAAAAATCTAAACGTGTGAGCAcaacctaaaggggttgtccaggttttctattctggattttttttaaaatacgtTCTTGAGAACAAAACATGCATCTCCATAAACTTTCAATTCaagtggatattttttttttttttgcttaacaaGACCCGTTAGAAGTTCACTCTGGATATTGTCACCTTCTAATGCTTTTGCATTAGTTGACGGCTACGATTTTCCTGGGGTTCAAGTGAAGGAGTCTGTATTATTTAAAGAGAGCTTATTGAATACACTACAATGGCCTCATGTTGGTAAGCAGCAGAGCAGGTTGACTTATTTTGGTGGGAAAGTATTCAGAATAATAGTCTATTTATTTAAACCTCTGCTCAACCTGTTCACCACTTTTAAACTGGatgcagattggactgcatttcAGCATGTCCTTATCACATCTACATAAGAGTGGTCTTGCcactctttggcagataatttgtcagataatctttctgtgtaaatggaccctaagagtgGCCTTACATACCCCATTTTAAAAGGCCACTTGGTACTCACTactcttactgacagcagctcactgtgtacctccatagagctaaaatcagacagccttcctccaggctgtgctgtcctgctgtggtgagtctatccataagatggccgacatgaaggagcatcTGACCATGTCCCATCCCTAGTGTCCTACATAGACGTATAAAGAGTCAGTGGTGGGTACTGAGGGCAGGGCATGGTTACATGGTCCTCCATATTTGCCATCttaacagattcactttaagaccTATAGGGttcaatccacaggataggggataacaagttgATCAGTGGTGGTCTAACTACTACAGTCCCCAATGATCACAAGAATGGAGGTGACTGCGTGCGAATggacagtgctccattcatttttatatgttgtgATGAGTGAGGGTCCCTGCTATCAGACACCCAACGATCAACATGTTAGCCACGTTTTCTTTGAATAGAGGATAACTGCTTAAAATGCGAGTACTCCTTGAAGTATTCCTCGGATGCATAATGGTAGGTTGTTAGTTGTATTTTTTTGACACAATAAGTAAATGGCTTCTAAGGTCCATTTTGActaaaattatatacatataaacaaAACTGAAGTTTTGCACAGTACAGTGTGTACGTCTTATTATTCCCTTACCAAACATTGTATTAATACATTTTTTGCAAGGGGAGAAAACTAGATGTCACAgctagtatttaaagggaacttgtcacccgggcagcccccctgagcccaccccacccctggacaggGCCCTGCCCTGCATACATATTGGCTCCTGCGTGATggtcataggaaatcactggagcatctGACCCATCTCAGCTCATCTGCTTATTGAGCGCGCAGATGAGCTGGCGGCCACCTCAGCAGTGGGTGTGGGACACGCAGAAGCCGATATGTATGCAGGGCcctgtccaggggtggggtgggcTGCCTGGggtgacaaattcactttaaagcCAACACTATATCACCCTCCTTATAAAGAAGACCACATATGCATGTGAATATACAAATACAATAAGACATGACCTAATCTTTTTGCTGCAAGATACATTCCCCATTTagtaatttgtttttattttttattttattttttaaaggttaTAGTAAATCTGGTGATATATGGAACTACAACGTTGTATAAGattaaaagccctattacaccaaaagatgtctgacagattgtctgacacatttttttttttttcagccaaagccagaaatggatttgaaaagaggagaaatctcagtcttatctttacgacctgttctctgtttatagtccattcctgagtttggctgaaaaaaatctgtcagacatcttttggtgtaatagggccctatgaatACACAAAATACTTGGTTTTCCATAGGCAGTGTCTAGTATTGCATCTTTGCTTTATTGAAGTAAAGAGACTATTTGCAATATCAC includes:
- the KLHL15 gene encoding kelch-like protein 15, with translation MAGDVEGFSSSIHDSSVTAGFRALYEEGLLVDVTLVIEDHQFQAHKALLATQSDYFRIMFTADMRERDQDKIYLKGLTATGFSHVLQFMYYGNIDLSMATVHEILQAAMYVQLTEVVKFCCSFLMAKICLDNCAEIMRLLDDFSVDVEGVREKLDTFLLENFVPLMARPDFLSYLSFEKLKSYLDNDRLSRFPEIELYEAVQAWLRHDRRRWRHTDTIIQNIRFCLMTPSHVYEKVKTSEFYRYSRQLRHEVEQALNYFHNVSEQPLMDMKSNHIRSAKPHTAVFRGMIGHSMVNSKILLLHKPRVWWELEGPLVPLRPDCLAIINNFVFLLGGEELGPDGEFHASSKVFRYDPRQNSWVRMSDMSVPRSEFAVGVIGRYIYAVAGRTRDETFYSTERYDIIENKWEFVDPYPVNKYGHEGTVLNNKLFITGGITSSSTSKQVCVFDPSKEGTVEQRTRRTQVHTNCWENKCKMNYARCFHKMISYNGKLYVFGGVCVILRASFESQGCPSTEVYDPEADQWTILASMPIGRSGHGVAVLDKQIMVLGGLCYNGHYSDSILTFDPEENKWKEDEYPRMPCKLDGLQVCSLHFPEYVLEHVKRCT